The DNA region TGGATACGCTGGCAGATGGACGGCAAGTGCGAGACGACACCTGCAACGCAATAGCGGTCTCGATTGCCAGCATGCAACTAGGTACATGCACCGTGTCGTTTTCCTCAGTAGCTCCAGATGGTACCATACGATGGGTGGTATCTGGTCGCGCCATCCGTGTACAGAGGGAAACGCGAGTGACGGACTTACTGCGTCTCTACAACGATCGCGGGAGTATGGATTGGCGAAAAGACCCGGACATATGGGTAAGGCAAGTTGTTATCATAAAGCCACCCGCGGTGCAACCGCCTAACCCTCCGGTGCCTCCTGGTGGCGCATAAGGTGATAGGGGGCAGGTTTCGCTCTGCCCCCATAGAATTGTAATTTTGGTGGAGGAGGCGACGGTAATGAGCAAAACTGCCTTCAGCATCGTGACGGTGGTGGTAGCGGTTTCTCTCTGCATGGGGCAGCCAGCCAGTACGGAGAGGCGGATCAACCTTCAAGTACAAAGTGCCACCTTCACCAAGGTTTGCGATGCTCTGGCGAGACAATACTCTCTGAACATCGTTGCAGAACTCCATCTTGCAAATAATCCGCCTGCTTCCAACGTGGAGATAAAAGACCTCAGCGAGCAGAAAGCCGTTGCCACCCTGGCGGAATACTACGGCCGGGTGTTTGTTTTTACGGGCAAGGCCTACATCTTGAGAAGTAAGCGCTGGGCACTACGCAGAGAGCAGGACCGGTTCGGCATAGTGAATTACGGCTTGAAGTGGAGCACTGCGGGGAAGGTAACCATCGCAACCAAAACGACATCAGAGGGGCTGTTGCGTTTGAATGTAGAGGTAACAGAGGCAAGTTTGTCTGCGTTCGCGCAGGAGCTTTCCAAGCGAACCGGGTGGCTGCTGCACGTGGAGAAGGACCTCGAACAGATACGCCTTTTCATCCGATGGAACGATGCCTCGCCAGGGGAATTACTGGAAGCGCTAACTGTGTTGCTCGGGGCTCGTCAGACAGTACGCATCGATCGCTCGGAAGAGCAGAAAAGGCGAGACCTTCACCAACTTGAGGCCGCCGCTGACGCACGCTCCGAAGAGGAGAGGGAATCGGAGCAGCTTCTGCCAAAGCTGCTAGCCGTTCTGAACGAGGAAGAAAAGCAGAGATGGCTCAATGGGGAGCGCCTCTCCGTGCCACTTTCGCGTCTACCCGCGGATGCTTTCACGCAAGCGTACGAATATGCCGCCAAAAGGTTTCAGCGTGCGCTGAAAACTTTTCCTTCTGAATACGCCCCGCCTCCCGACCTTTTATCCAATATAGAGGATATTTCCCTCGTGCTGCCCAGTCCATCTGAAACCGTTATTCGGGTGTTCGTTCGGGATCGACGCCAAAATGTGGATTACCTTTTGTGAGGGCTGTAGAAACATTTCATGCGCAACAGCTAACTGCCAGCCCGTTTCCGCAGTCCCTTTTCCACCAGCAGCTGGTGGAGCCAGTTCATGCCCTCGGCATCCAGTGGCGGGTCGGGGTCGTGCGAGTAGTTAATCAGCCGGTTGTAGCGACCGACTTCGTAGCAACGTTGGAGTAGTTGCTGTAAATCCAGCACCACGTCGGCATCGCTGGGGCGCAGCGGCACCGCTACCTTCGGCAACGGCTGGTTCAATGCGATGGGATAAACCTCCCGCTGGCGGGGTTGCCAGCTGCGGAACACGCATACCAGATAGGGCACGTTCACAAACTGCAGGAGGCTGGTGGGCGACAGGCTGACCACGCGCTGCCCAGTGCGCAGCAGGTCTATCTCCACCAGATTCACCCCCGCCTCCAGCAGTCCCTTTTGTTTGCTCCGATACACGTCCTGTCCCACTCCAGGCACCTTGTTGGAAACGCTCAGCACCTCAATGACGGTAATCACCAGCCCACCCGCTGGGTCCACCACTTCGATGTAGGTCTCGACGATGGGCACCTCTTCTTCTTCCACGATGATGCGGGTGCTGATATCCACTGCTTCGAGGACAGCGGGCGCCGTGCCAGCCGAGGAGGACGGAACAGGCTGGCGAAGGTCGGAAACACGGATGTCGGGGTAGATGAGCCGGGTAATGCTCTCGCGAGGGTAGTCCACGTACACCCGCTCCTCAATGCGAGCAATCAGTCCATCGGGAAGCTGCGCCTGCAGGGAATCACAGGCGTACACGATGAGCCTCGCATGCACATCCCGCCAGTGCCGCTCTAGATATGGGTTCATGCCGGGAAAGGGGTTCATGCTTTTATTATACCTGAATGGAGAGGATTAGGAAACCGCCCTACCGCTGCACCATCAGCGTTTTGGAGAGGCTGGCGGAGCGGTCGGGGGGTAACAGCGCGAGGATTTGCGCCACCTGACGCTGCTTCATGCGGCGCAACAGCGGTATCACCTCGCGGTCGCTCATCCGCTCCAAAATGCGCACCGCCTCCTCTGGCTCCATGTTCTCGTATACCTTCGCCAGCCAGCCGATTTGTCGGCTCGCGTCTTCCTCTGACGGAGAGTGGGCAGCGGCAGGTGGTGGCACACTTTGTGTGGGCGGAGGCGCAGGACGAACCACTGGCGGGGCAGGGGTGGTTTGCGCAGGAGGCTCAGATGCCTTTGTGTCTGCCTTTACCGTTTGCTGGCGGGGCAGTAAGCCCAGCGTCCGCGCCACCTTCGCCGCGGCAGGGTTCTTTGCGGTCAACTTGCCCACGGGAATCACCCCAAACTTCGCCAGCGCGTAAGGCACCCCCAGCAACACCAGCAGCACCACCAGTATCACCAGCAACCGCCTCATCGCTGTTCACCCTGCCACAGGTTGATGACACGCTGCACGAACTTCTGGGTTTCCGCATAAGGAGGGATACCCCCATATCGGCGTACCGCTGGTCCGCCCGCGTTGTATGCTGCCAGGGCAAGCCGCACGTCCCCGAACTCGTCCAGCAGCCCCCGCAACAGGCGCACGCCGCCGCGCAGGTTCTGCTCGGGGTCAAAGGGGTTCTGCACGCCCATCGCTCGCGCGGTTTGCGGCATCAGCTGCATCAAACCCATCGCCCCCTTCGGGGAGACAGCGTTCGGGTTGCCGCCAGATTCCGCCTGCACCACTGCCCGCACCAGCGCCTCGTCCACGCCCTCTTCCTGCGATACCCGCGCGACCAACTCGCCGATGCTCTGAGGTAGCATAACGGTTGTGGCTCGCTGCGCCACACGCAAGACCTGCGCAAACCCGGAAGGCGCGGTCGTGGGAGCACCGGCGGATAACTGCTCCACCCTCTCCCACAGCGCTTGCATTCGGGCCACTGCCCGCGTGTAAAGACTACTCATGCTCCTCCCCTCCTGCCTGCATCGTCAACAAGGCGGGCGCGATGGTGGCTCGCACGGTTGCCAAGTCGTCCAGCGCTTTCTGCTCGGTACGCAGCCACTCCTGACGCCATTGCTCGTACTGCTTCTCGCGCAGGAGTTCCATAGTTTTTCGTTCCCGCTGTGCCTCGATCAACGCCTGTCGCTTCTCCTCCAGTACCTTTTCTGCCTCTGCCACCCGCTGACGCTGTTGTTCGATGCGCTCCTCCAGTGCCGAAAGATAGGTCTGTTCGACCGCCAGCAGCTCCACCGATAGATGTTGACGGCGGTGCGAGCGGCGCAAACACTCTTCGCGCTCGATAAGGAGTTTGTGCAGCACAGCCTGTTCGTGCGTCAACTGTGCCTGCGCTTCCGCGAAGGCGCGGATTGCCTGCTCTTCCAGCCGTTGCCGGTAGTCCAGAACTTTCTGCAGCGAGAACACAAACCGCCGCATCGCCTCACTCTGCAAACAGCGTCTTCATGCGCTGTATCGTCTCGCCCAGCGGGCAACCCTCCTGCTTACCCTGCTGCAGGAAGGCGCGCACCTTGCCGATATAGCGCAGGGCGTAATCGATATCCGGATTGCTTCCCTGCTGGTACGCGCCGATGTTGATCAGGTCTTCCGCCTCGGTATAGTTTGCCAGCACCTGGCGCACCTGCGCGGCTGCCTGCTGATGCTCCGCGTCGGTAATCTGGGGCATGACGCGCGATACACTCGCCAGCACGTCAATGGCCGGGTAGTGGTTGCGGTGCGCCAGCGCACGCGACAGCACGATGTGCCCGTCCAGGATGCCGCGCACGGTGTCGGCGACCGGCTCGTTCATATCATCGGCTTCCACCAGCACGGTGTACAGCCCCGTAATCGTGCCTTTGTCAGAGGTGCCAGCGCGTTCCAGCAGCCGCGGCAGCATCGCAAACACCGATGGGGTATATCCCCGCGTGGCGGGCGGCTCCCCAATCGCCAGCCCCACCTCGCGTTGCGCCAGCGCGAGACGGGTCACCGAGTCCATCATCAGCAGCACGTCCAGCCCCTGGTCGCGGAAGTATTCGGCAATCGTGGTCGCCACCATCGCTGCCTTGATGCGCAGCAGGGCGGGCTGGTCGGAAGTGGCAACCACGACCACCGACCGTTTCAGTCCTTCCTCACCGAGGTCTTCCTCCATAAACTCGCGCACCTCGCGCCCGCGCTCGCCGGTGAGGGCGATGACGTTCACATCCGCGCTGGTGTAGCGGGCGATCATGCCCAGCAGGGTGCTTTTGCCCACGCCGGAGCCTGCAAAGATGCCGATGCGCTGTCCCTTGCCGACGGTGAGCAAGCCGTCGATGGCGCGCACGCCCAGACTGATGGCGTCGGTGATGCGCTTGCGGACAAGGGCGTTCGGTGGCTGGCGGTGGACGGGGTAAAGCACGTCGCTGAATACGGCTGGGCCCCCATCCATCGGTCTGCCCAGCCCGTCCAGCACCCGCCCCAGCAGGCATTCACCCACAGGCACTTGATGCACCATTCCCGTGGCCACCACCAGACTGCCGGGCGTGATGCCCTCCATCTCGCCCAGAGGCATCAAGAGCACGCGGTTCTGGCGGAAGCCCACTACTTCTGCAAAGATAGGCGGGCGCGTGCGCTGGAAGTGAATCTCGCAGACCTCTCCCACCCGCGCGGCAGGCCCGATGCTCTCGATAACCAGTCCGATCACCTGCTGCACTCGACCGTGTACCCTAATCGGGTCCAGCAGGCGCAGTCGTTCCCGCGCCGCCGAGAGGTCCGGCGGCGAGAGAGGTGGCAGGTTGGTCAGTGTGTCTGGCATGGTTGCCCTCACCCCTGTCCCCTCTCCCACGCTGTGGGAGAGGGGCGTATTGCGCCCTCACCCCGTCCCCTCTCCCACGCTGTGGGAGAGGGGCGTATTGCGCCCTCACCCCTGTCCCCTCTCCCACGCTGTGGGAGAGGGGTGCTGTTTGCCCTCTTCCCCTGCAGGGACAAAGGGTACGGCAGGCGGGTCCTCCAAGGCCCGGCGGAAGCGTCGCCCTCTCTGCGGCGATACCTTAAGCCGCCTGCTCGCTCTCGCGCAACGCCTTCTCCACCGACTGCATCTGCGTGCGTAGCGAGGCATCGATAGTGCCGCTGGGTGTCTCAATAATGCAGCCTCCGCCGCCCACGCGCTGGTCGTCCACAATCTCGATGTGCCGCACCCCGTCGCAGACCGCGAGAAAATCGCTGCGGTGTTCGCGGGCGATTTGCAGGTCGTCGGGGTGTACGCGGATGCGCACCTGCTCGGTATCCGCGACGCGCCGCAGGGCGTGCTTGATGATGGACAGGGTGGCTTCTCGACGCGCCTGAATCTCCTCACGCAGCACTTTGCGGGCAATCTCCAGCACCAGTTCGATGACCTGCGGCTCGATCTCTTCCCACAGTCGCTGCCGTTCGGCAAGCAACGCATCCACCAGCTTCTGCACCTCTGACTGCAAGTTCGCTATCGCCTGCTGGTACTCGCGGCGTCCCTCTTCCCGCCCTATTTGCAAACCGTCTTCATAGCCTTTGCGCACGGCGTCCTGCCGCATCTGGTCTGCCTGTCGGTGTGCCTCCGCAAGCACGCGGCGTGCCTCTGCCAGCAGGTCTTCCGGGGTCGGTCCTGTTGGCTGTGGCGGTTGCTGTGCTTCCTCTGTCGGTTGCCGCACCTGCAGGGGCGTACCCACCC from Bacillota bacterium includes:
- a CDS encoding DUF4058 family protein is translated as MNPYLERHWRDVHARLIVYACDSLQAQLPDGLIARIEERVYVDYPRESITRLIYPDIRVSDLRQPVPSSSAGTAPAVLEAVDISTRIIVEEEEVPIVETYIEVVDPAGGLVITVIEVLSVSNKVPGVGQDVYRSKQKGLLEAGVNLVEIDLLRTGQRVVSLSPTSLLQFVNVPYLVCVFRSWQPRQREVYPIALNQPLPKVAVPLRPSDADVVLDLQQLLQRCYEVGRYNRLINYSHDPDPPLDAEGMNWLHQLLVEKGLRKRAGS
- the sctL gene encoding type III secretion system stator protein SctL gives rise to the protein MRVQVLKGDQLGRFTRWVGTPLQVRQPTEEAQQPPQPTGPTPEDLLAEARRVLAEAHRQADQMRQDAVRKGYEDGLQIGREEGRREYQQAIANLQSEVQKLVDALLAERQRLWEEIEPQVIELVLEIARKVLREEIQARREATLSIIKHALRRVADTEQVRIRVHPDDLQIAREHRSDFLAVCDGVRHIEIVDDQRVGGGGCIIETPSGTIDASLRTQMQSVEKALRESEQAA
- the fliI gene encoding flagellar protein export ATPase FliI; the protein is MPDTLTNLPPLSPPDLSAARERLRLLDPIRVHGRVQQVIGLVIESIGPAARVGEVCEIHFQRTRPPIFAEVVGFRQNRVLLMPLGEMEGITPGSLVVATGMVHQVPVGECLLGRVLDGLGRPMDGGPAVFSDVLYPVHRQPPNALVRKRITDAISLGVRAIDGLLTVGKGQRIGIFAGSGVGKSTLLGMIARYTSADVNVIALTGERGREVREFMEEDLGEEGLKRSVVVVATSDQPALLRIKAAMVATTIAEYFRDQGLDVLLMMDSVTRLALAQREVGLAIGEPPATRGYTPSVFAMLPRLLERAGTSDKGTITGLYTVLVEADDMNEPVADTVRGILDGHIVLSRALAHRNHYPAIDVLASVSRVMPQITDAEHQQAAAQVRQVLANYTEAEDLINIGAYQQGSNPDIDYALRYIGKVRAFLQQGKQEGCPLGETIQRMKTLFAE
- a CDS encoding lytic transglycosylase domain-containing protein, with amino-acid sequence MSSLYTRAVARMQALWERVEQLSAGAPTTAPSGFAQVLRVAQRATTVMLPQSIGELVARVSQEEGVDEALVRAVVQAESGGNPNAVSPKGAMGLMQLMPQTARAMGVQNPFDPEQNLRGGVRLLRGLLDEFGDVRLALAAYNAGGPAVRRYGGIPPYAETQKFVQRVINLWQGEQR
- the fliJ gene encoding flagellar export protein FliJ; the protein is MRRFVFSLQKVLDYRQRLEEQAIRAFAEAQAQLTHEQAVLHKLLIEREECLRRSHRRQHLSVELLAVEQTYLSALEERIEQQRQRVAEAEKVLEEKRQALIEAQRERKTMELLREKQYEQWRQEWLRTEQKALDDLATVRATIAPALLTMQAGGEEHE